The genomic window CTAAATATACTAAAAACTAAATTGGCAGACGATGGCTTTCATATTTATGAACCTGAAAAAATACATGAAGGCATTAAAATAAACTTTGATTCAACAGAAAGCCAAACTCTGATTTCAAAGATCTGGGCTTCAGAAGTTCAAGTTTATTTAGAATCCAAAGAACTCAACAATTGGTTTTCTGAAAAATTTCACAAATCAATACGACTGGTAAGGGCGATACAAGGTGAAAGAAAAAAAACAATAGCAAGCAAAAATATCGAGCTGGATCTGGCTTTTGAAGATGGATATCCGGAGCATCTTATCAATGTCAGGTCATTCGCCGAGCTAAAAGATAGAATCCATGACAATCTATTTATTGAACAATTCAGAGCCAGTATCATCTACGATGGAAACAAGCCGTATTCTGAAGACCTCGAGGAAGAATTTTTGGTAGATGGTGTTCATTTCAGAAAAGTTAAAGCTTGTGTACGTTGCATCATGATAAACTTACTGCCCGAAAGTGATCATTTTTCGAAGGAGCCACTAAAAACACTCTCATCGTATAGAAATTTTGGAAACAGTGTCCATTTTGGAATATATGCATTTCAGGTATAGAATCTCTCTTTTCCCCTGCCTTATTGAGCTGATAAAAAGCAAGGTCAACTTCATCTCCATTTTTTTATAACTGGAATCTGTCGGTTATCTTAAATTTATACGAAAATATCTTTTTCAATTATGGACAATAAAAAAATGAGGAAGTAAATATTACAGTATCTCTACCCTTAGTCTTTACCTCATATACTTTACTAAAATAGCTCTATGCATAAGCACTTGAGCTCATTAAAACCAATAAAAAAATTATTTAATACTACATTTAGATTTTGATCAATTTTCTCAAAGCCGTCTTTCTTTTTTGATCTCGCATTACAAGATTATAAATTCCAGATGGATATGCTTCAAGATTCATTTGATCTCTATCAATCCACCAAAACAAAAAAAGGCTGTCGAATGATTCACCAGACTTTAATATAATTATACTTTTATTTTATTTTATAGCAGTTTCTTGATTTCTTCTTCCAGATTATCTCTAGGGTCCAGGGCAGCCACTTTACCTTCTTTATCCAGTAAAAATGTTTTAGGTATAGAATGCACTCCATATTCAGCAGCTGGACCGCTTTCCCATTTTTTAAGATCACTCACATGAGTATCCCATTTCAAACCGTCTTTGGCTATGGCAGCAAGCCATGCATCCTTAGCTCTTGTAGTCAATTCGTCAAGTTGTTTTGGATCGGTTATCGTGTTTTTCATCCTGCTGTCCACACCATCCAGCGAAACACTGAATACAGTAAATCCTTTGCTGTTATACTTATTATACATTTCAACTACGTGTGGATTTGCTCTTCTACATGGGGCACACCAACTAGCCCAGAAGTCAACCAGGACCACCTTTCCTTTCAGATCAGAGAGTCGAAAAGTTTTGCCTTTGGGACTAGGGAGTGAAATATCAGGAGCCATCACCCCAATTTTAATTTTTTCACTTGCCATTTGCTGAGCAGCCATTTCTTCAATTTGATTGATGAAAGACTCATAAGTTTTGGTAAACTCTGAATTGGGATAATCACTTTTCATTTTTGCCAAAACCTCCTTGTGAGTATCGACAAAATCTGCTCTGCCTCCAAGAAACTGAGCAGCCATTAATCCAGCCGCCAAAGGATGCTTTGCATTCTTCACTTTATTCACCAAATCCTGTGCTCCCGGCTGACCCTGAGAGAGTGATTTGTATGTTTCTAAAACTTCTGCAGTTGCCGGACAACCGGAAACTGTATATTGACCATTTTGGATATTGGCAGTAGAACCACTGAATTCAATTTTCTTTTCAGTTCCGTCCATAACAAAAATTATTCTCTGCTGACCTAAACCTAAACTGTACAGTCCAGGGACGAAATTTTCCCCAAGTGGAATTTTAAATTTGCCACCAGACATTTCTGCTTGGCCAAGTTCTACTTTACTGTCATCCAGACCAATGCGTGTAAGCACAGCTTTACCGTTGCCCGCATCTGAAAAATCTCCGGTAATCACTGCTCCCTTCTGACAAGAAGAAAACAAAATGACAGCTAAACCGAGAAATAAAACAAATTGTACTAATCTCATTGATTGCTTTTTTATCTTTTGCTTAAAATTATTCTTTTTCAAGGTATTGGCTAATCCCCATATCATGCAGTTGACCGTATTCCGATACTGATCCAAAATCTTCGTGATCGATGATCATTTTTTTTCCTTTGCAGACACCCAACTGAATGAATGGAACGCCTAAATCCTTTAAATGGTTTTCGACCTGGGTTTTCAATTCTTCTTTTATGCTGATGCATACCCTTCCTTGCGATTCCCCAAACAAAAAGATGTCTTTCCTCAATTCAGCAGGAATATTGATTTCATAACCTAAGTCTGATTGAATCGCAGATTCTGTGAGACAAGTAAAAATACCTCCCTCAGAGACATCATGACATGATTGAAGATATTGATGCTGAATTAAAGAAGTGATCGCTACGTGAAGTTTCTGCTCTTCATCCAAATTGAGATAAGGTGCAGGCGCATGGCTGATGTCATGAAAGTATCTCAGGTACTCCGAATAAGCAATATGAGCATTTTCAACCCCAATCAGAAAGATAAGGTCACCTTCTTGAACAAATCCGGAAGTAGTAAAATACCTCACAGAATCCATCACACCCAGCATCCCTATAGTCGGAGTAGGATATACTGGAACATTTCCTGATTTGGACACAGTTTGATTATAAAAACTGACATTACCGCCCGTGACGGGAGTATCAAATTTAATGCATGCCTCGCCCATTCCTTCCAGTGCTTTGACGAACTGAAAATATACTTCTGGGTTGTATGGATTGCCAAAATTCAAGCAATTTGTGATCGCAACAGGTACTGCTCCGGAGCATCGGACATTCCTCGCAGCCTCTGCAACAGCGATCATCCCTCCTTGTTTTGGATCCATGTAAACGTATGCCGAATTGCAATCCACTGTCATGGCCAAAGCCTTATCAGTATCCTTGATTCTCACCACAGCAGCATCTGAGGAATTGACTGAATTCATAGTTCCGGTTCTTACCATTTTGTCATATTGATGGTATATCCACCGCTTAGAAGCAATATTGGGAAGAGCAAATAATTTCTTACTTATTTCCACAAGGTTGTCAGGTTGAGAAACTTTCCCTGCCTCAAACGAATTTACTTTTTCCATGTAATCAGGAGTCCTGAATTCCCTCTGATAAACCGGTGCCCCTCCACCCAAGACCAAACTTTCTGCGGGCACATGTGCGACCAAAGTATCATGCATATAGTATTCCAAATTACCTGAATCTGTCACCTCACCGATCAGATGACATTCAAGATCCCATTTATCAAAAATTTTCAACAAGGTCTGTTCTCCTCCTTTCTGTGCAACGATAAGCATCCGTTCCTGGCTTTCTGAAAGCAAGATTTCCCACGCTTGCATGTTCGCCTGGCGAGTAGGCACTTTATCGAGCCAAATTTTCATTCCCGTGCCTGATTTGGCAGACATCTCTGAGGTAGAACAAGTAATCCCGGCAGCACCCATATCTTGCATACCTACGACTTGACCGGAAGCAATTGCTTCCAAACTAGCTTCTAGCAATAATTTCTCCTGAAATGGATCGCCTACCTGAACAGCTGGCAGATCTTCATTTGAGTTTTCTGTCAAATCAGCGGAGGCGAAAGTAGCCCCGTGGATTCCATCTTTGCCTGTAGCGGATCCCACTATAAATACAGGATTCCCAGGTCCGTCGGCTCGAGCGGAAACAGTCTTCCCTACTTCGACAACACCGACTGACATTGCGTTAACCAATATATTTTGTTGGTAACAAGAGTCAAAATAAACTTCACCACCAACAGTTGGTACTCCAAAAGCATTCCCGTAGTTGCCTATTCCTTTGACAACACCTCTCATTAATTTGCGGGTATGTGCACTCGCCAGATCTCCAAAGCGCAATGAATTCAATGCTGCAATGGGTCTTGCACCCATGGTAAAGATATCCCGATGGATGCCTCCTACCCCCGTAGCAGCACCCTGATATGGTTCTATGGCAGAGGGATGATTGTGAGATTCTATTTTGAAAGCACACGCCAGCCCACCTCCGATATCGACAAGACCTGCATTTTCTTCGCCTGCTTCTACCAGCAATCTGGAACCCTTTCTGGGTAGCTTTTTGAGGTAAATAATCGAATTTTTATATGAGCAATGTTCCGACCACATCACAGAATAAATACTCAGCTCAGTGAAATTTGGAATCCTTCCAAGTACTTTACAAATTTTTTCATACTCTGCTTGATTGAGCCCAAGTTTGAGTGCGGTATCAACACCTGCTGTCATGTAGTAATAAATAATGTTGTCCTGCAAAGGTACATATACTCACCTATACATTGCAATATATTATCAAGTGTAAACCCTCATAACCAATCTTAATAAACCTACAAAACTTGTTCAACAGCGACAGCTTTACACTTTTTTCAAAGCTGTATCGAAATCCGAAATGATATCGTCGATGTGTTCGAGTCCGACCGAAACCCGAATGAGACCGTCGGTAATGCCTTCTTTTTTTCTCAACTCAGGATCTACCTTCAAGTGGGAAGAAGTGGCCGGATGTAAAACCATCGTGCCGGTCTCTCCCAATGAGGGTGCAATAGCTGCGAGACGGAGTCTATCGATCATTTTTTTTGACCCTGAGACGTCCGTCTTAGCTTCAAAACTCAACATTGCCCCTCCTGCAGACATCTGTTTTTTAGCAATTTCAAAGCTGGGATGATAGCTGAGAAAAGGATAATTAACATGACTCACCTTTGGGTGTGAAGAAAGATACTTTGCCAGTAAAAATGCATTTTCTGAATGTCTCTCCATCCTCAAATGCAAGGTCATCATACCCAGTTGGATCATCCACGCATCCATAGGATTGGAGTTCACACCAATCAGCTTCATGGTTTGCCAAATTTTTTGATGAAATAATGTTTTCTCTTTGACGAGTACTACCCCACCTGTAGAAGCACCATGCCCATGTATAAACTTAGTAGTAGAATGAAGGACTATATCCGCACCCAATAACAAAGGTTGTTGAATGATTGGAGTGCAAAAGGTATTGTCAACGATTAAAAAAGCATGATAGCGGGAGGCCAACTCTGCCAGAGCCTGGATATCATAACAGTGCAATGTGGGATTTGATGGAGTTTCCAGGTAAATGATCTTGTGTAGTGGTTTTTGTCGGAGTGATTTTTCGACTTTTTCAAGATTTGACAAATCTATGTAGACCAACTTGATACCTTGAGGCTGTATTACTTTGTTAAACAACTCAGTAGTTCCTCCATAAAGATTTGCTTGAGTAATGATCATGTCTCCTTTTCCAAGCAAGGCTGTAACTGCCAGATATATAGCTGACATACCTGAACTGGTTAGAAGTCCGTGGGCACTTATATCACTACCGGCTATCTCCAAAGCAGCTATTTTTGCAGCAACAGATTCCATCGTGGGATTTCCATACCTGGAGTATACATGCGTACCCGGTTGATTTTCAAATGCCTTGATGCTATCACTGAGTTGATCAAAGCGAAAAGCTGAGCTAAAACAAACCGACATTTGGTGTGGCTGTGTATTCTTTTTTTCTTTTATGGCTTGTGCACAAATTGTTTCCGCACGTTTTATAGCTTTGTCTTTCATTTGAAATGATTGAATTACAAAGTTCAACATTATTTTTAATCATTGGCAGCTAAATCAGGATGCAGGAAGAAGAGTTTTCAGAATTATTACAAGAAGAAAGTGAACCGGAACTGGTTCAATACAAAATTGACCCGGGACAAACGCCTGTAAGACTGGACCACTTTTTATCAGAAAAAATAGCTAAAGTCTCAAGAAATAAAATTCAATCCGCCATAGAGTCTGAATTGGTCACTGTTAATGGAAAAAAGTCAAAATCGAACTATAAGATCAGAGGCAATGATTTGATTGAATTTTACATTCCTAAGTCGCCTTCGACAAGCGAATTAATCCCTGAAGATCAAAATCTCGAGGTGGTTTATGAAGATGATGACCTACTTGTGATCAACAAAAAACAAGGTGTTGTCGTCCATCCTGCAGCCGGAGTTTATACAGGGACTTTGCTCAATGGTTTGGCTTGGCATCTTGGTTATCGCCAGAAAGAGATATTGACAGATGGTAATGAAAGGTTGGGTCTCGTTCACAGGATCGATAAAGAAACGTCAGGATTGCTGCTGGTTGCAAAAAACGAACATAGCGTATCACATCTTTCCAAACAATTTTTTCATCATACCATAGATCGCGAATATCTGGCATTGGTATGGGGCGAACCTGATCCTGCCATTGGTACTATCACGGCGAATATATATAGAGATCCCAAAAGGCGAAGTTGCATGGGAGTAAGCAAAGATGGGTTGGAAGGCAAACATGCTGTAACTCATTACGAACTGGTAGAATCATTCTATTATACAAGCTTGGTCAGATGCAAATTGGAAACAGGTAGAACTCATCAAATTCGAGTACACATGAGACATATCGGCCATACCCTATTCAATGATGAAAAATACGGTGGAGATCAAATTTTGAAAGGTACGTTATTTACGAAATACAAACAGTTTATACAGAACTGCAATAAAATACTACCCCATTTTGCATTACATGCTAGAAGCATAGGATTTATCCATCCAAACTCTGGAAAAAAAATGTACTTTGAGCAGGAACTACCGGAAAATTTTAAAAATCTTGTAGACAAGTGGAGACATTATACGGCTCACCGCAAAGAAATACTCGACGATGGTAAATTTGAATTTGAAGATTAGATGGAGCCAAATCAGCATATCTTATATCAAACATTGGAACAACTCCAAATTCTCAAAGCTGAATTAAAAACGGAATCAGAACAAAAGGAAAATTTTTTGTTGCGCGCCGAGGCAGAGAACAGCTGGTTTACACAACCGGAAATAGTGCGAATGATTGATGCGATTTGCGAAAAATACCTTGATCAGAAAAAATTAGAATACTGGTTATCAAAATATCATTTAAACTATTCAATTTCGAAAACAATAGGAATTATTGCTGCGGGAAATATTCCTCTTGTCAGTTTTCATGATTTGCTTTGCACCTGGGTCAGTCCACACAAAGCAGAGTTAAAATTATCTTCCAAAGACAAACAATTGTATTATTGGATAAAAACAATTTTAGAAAAACATTGTCCACTTTTAAACCAAAAAACGAAGTTTGTTGAGAGGCTTAATTCTTTTGATGCAGTCATAGCTACAGGATCTGATCTCGCATCAAATCAATTTCGTCATTATTTTGAAAAAGTGCCCCACATTATCAGAGCTCACAGAAATTCAGTTGCAGTATTGACCAAGAATTATCCTTTGAAAGAGTGGCATCAATTGGGAGAAGATATATTCAACTACTTTGGTCTTGGTTGTAGAAATGTAAGTAAAATATTCATACCTGAAGGATTTCCATTAGAAGAATTAATATCCTCCCTGGATAATGATTTTGCACACCTTGCACACCACCCAAAGTATGCAAACAATTATGATTATCAACTTGCATTATGCATAATGGGTAAAGAAGAATTTTTTCAGGGCAAGACCATCATTGCCAAGCAAAGCAAACTATTGAATTCTCCTGTTTCCGTTTTACATTATGAATTTTACGATGATTTTTCAAACCTGATACTGGCGCTTGAACGTAAAAAGGATAATTTACAATGTATAGTATCTGATATCGACCCAATGCACGCTGATTTATTCGCTTTCGGATCTGCACAAAGACCTGAACTTTGGGATTATTCCGATGGTGTAGACACTCTGAAATTTTTAGCAGAGTTATAGGAAAATGAAAAAACAAGAAAAAGCGAAACAAATTCGAGTAGTACTGGAAGAGTTGTTTCCTGAAGTTCCAATCCCACTACACTTTACGGATCCTTATACACTCTTAGTAGCTGTTGTGCTCTCAGCTCAATGCACAGATGAAAGGGTTAACAAAGTAATACCGACGCTTTTTGCCTTGGCAGATAATCCCTCAAGGATGAGCGCACTAAAAATTGAAACCATAGAAGAAATTATCCGACCATGTGGTCTGTCGAATTCCAAATCCAAAGCTATTCATCGGCTGTCGGAAATTCTTTCAAAAGAATATTCAGGGAAAGTCCCAGCTGACATGATTCTACTAGAAAAGTTACCCGGTGTGGGCCATAAAACAGCAAGTGTAGTCATGTCACAAGCATTTGGACAGGCCGCCTTCCCGGTGGATACACATATACATCGTCTGGCTTATAGATGGGGTTTGAGCGATGGCAAGAATGTGGTTCAAACTGAACTAGACCTGAAACTTCTGTTTGCTGAAAAATATTGGAATAAGCTACACTTGCAAATTATTTACTATGGCAGACAATATTGCCCGGCACGCGGACACAGCTTAGAAAAATGCATTATTTGTAGAAATTATGGTGTAAAGTCCAGGTTGAACTAGAATGGATAATTGATGGCCAAATGAAAATTTCCTTCATTCCAAATATTTGCCAAGCTCAGTTTATTGCTTTTAGAAAATACCCAATGTGACTGGTCTGCATTCAAATATGAATTTCTCAATTTTACGCCATAATCCAGACGAAGAATACAAAAAGAAATATCCATCCTTAGACCTACTCCCGTATTAAATGCAATCTGATTTATAAAATCCTTTGAAAATTTTGCCTCGGGCGTTCCTTCTGATTGAGGCCACAACCACACATTGCCAATATCGAAAAACCAAGCCCATTTGAATCTCCAAAATAAATCAGTCCGATACTCTGCATTTGCTTCAAGTTTGATGTCTCCTGCTGAAAAAAATGCAAATTCATTTTGCTCCTGACTCGGTTTTGTTGCTCCAGGCCCCAGCTCTCGAAT from Saprospiraceae bacterium includes these protein-coding regions:
- a CDS encoding TlpA family protein disulfide reductase, with the protein product MRLVQFVLFLGLAVILFSSCQKGAVITGDFSDAGNGKAVLTRIGLDDSKVELGQAEMSGGKFKIPLGENFVPGLYSLGLGQQRIIFVMDGTEKKIEFSGSTANIQNGQYTVSGCPATAEVLETYKSLSQGQPGAQDLVNKVKNAKHPLAAGLMAAQFLGGRADFVDTHKEVLAKMKSDYPNSEFTKTYESFINQIEEMAAQQMASEKIKIGVMAPDISLPSPKGKTFRLSDLKGKVVLVDFWASWCAPCRRANPHVVEMYNKYNSKGFTVFSVSLDGVDSRMKNTITDPKQLDELTTRAKDAWLAAIAKDGLKWDTHVSDLKKWESGPAAEYGVHSIPKTFLLDKEGKVAALDPRDNLEEEIKKLL
- a CDS encoding MOSC domain-containing protein, whose amino-acid sequence is MFATGHKVTSFQWINTYLSSIMNEYKGISYSIFPIKSCGEVRFPRIADFLQMKKWDRNWMLIDDKNQFLTQREIPALNILKTKLADDGFHIYEPEKIHEGIKINFDSTESQTLISKIWASEVQVYLESKELNNWFSEKFHKSIRLVRAIQGERKKTIASKNIELDLAFEDGYPEHLINVRSFAELKDRIHDNLFIEQFRASIIYDGNKPYSEDLEEEFLVDGVHFRKVKACVRCIMINLLPESDHFSKEPLKTLSSYRNFGNSVHFGIYAFQV
- the purL gene encoding phosphoribosylformylglycinamidine synthase subunit PurL encodes the protein MTAGVDTALKLGLNQAEYEKICKVLGRIPNFTELSIYSVMWSEHCSYKNSIIYLKKLPRKGSRLLVEAGEENAGLVDIGGGLACAFKIESHNHPSAIEPYQGAATGVGGIHRDIFTMGARPIAALNSLRFGDLASAHTRKLMRGVVKGIGNYGNAFGVPTVGGEVYFDSCYQQNILVNAMSVGVVEVGKTVSARADGPGNPVFIVGSATGKDGIHGATFASADLTENSNEDLPAVQVGDPFQEKLLLEASLEAIASGQVVGMQDMGAAGITCSTSEMSAKSGTGMKIWLDKVPTRQANMQAWEILLSESQERMLIVAQKGGEQTLLKIFDKWDLECHLIGEVTDSGNLEYYMHDTLVAHVPAESLVLGGGAPVYQREFRTPDYMEKVNSFEAGKVSQPDNLVEISKKLFALPNIASKRWIYHQYDKMVRTGTMNSVNSSDAAVVRIKDTDKALAMTVDCNSAYVYMDPKQGGMIAVAEAARNVRCSGAVPVAITNCLNFGNPYNPEVYFQFVKALEGMGEACIKFDTPVTGGNVSFYNQTVSKSGNVPVYPTPTIGMLGVMDSVRYFTTSGFVQEGDLIFLIGVENAHIAYSEYLRYFHDISHAPAPYLNLDEEQKLHVAITSLIQHQYLQSCHDVSEGGIFTCLTESAIQSDLGYEINIPAELRKDIFLFGESQGRVCISIKEELKTQVENHLKDLGVPFIQLGVCKGKKMIIDHEDFGSVSEYGQLHDMGISQYLEKE
- a CDS encoding RluA family pseudouridine synthase translates to MQEEEFSELLQEESEPELVQYKIDPGQTPVRLDHFLSEKIAKVSRNKIQSAIESELVTVNGKKSKSNYKIRGNDLIEFYIPKSPSTSELIPEDQNLEVVYEDDDLLVINKKQGVVVHPAAGVYTGTLLNGLAWHLGYRQKEILTDGNERLGLVHRIDKETSGLLLVAKNEHSVSHLSKQFFHHTIDREYLALVWGEPDPAIGTITANIYRDPKRRSCMGVSKDGLEGKHAVTHYELVESFYYTSLVRCKLETGRTHQIRVHMRHIGHTLFNDEKYGGDQILKGTLFTKYKQFIQNCNKILPHFALHARSIGFIHPNSGKKMYFEQELPENFKNLVDKWRHYTAHRKEILDDGKFEFED
- a CDS encoding acyl-CoA reductase, with product MEPNQHILYQTLEQLQILKAELKTESEQKENFLLRAEAENSWFTQPEIVRMIDAICEKYLDQKKLEYWLSKYHLNYSISKTIGIIAAGNIPLVSFHDLLCTWVSPHKAELKLSSKDKQLYYWIKTILEKHCPLLNQKTKFVERLNSFDAVIATGSDLASNQFRHYFEKVPHIIRAHRNSVAVLTKNYPLKEWHQLGEDIFNYFGLGCRNVSKIFIPEGFPLEELISSLDNDFAHLAHHPKYANNYDYQLALCIMGKEEFFQGKTIIAKQSKLLNSPVSVLHYEFYDDFSNLILALERKKDNLQCIVSDIDPMHADLFAFGSAQRPELWDYSDGVDTLKFLAEL
- a CDS encoding endonuclease III yields the protein MKKQEKAKQIRVVLEELFPEVPIPLHFTDPYTLLVAVVLSAQCTDERVNKVIPTLFALADNPSRMSALKIETIEEIIRPCGLSNSKSKAIHRLSEILSKEYSGKVPADMILLEKLPGVGHKTASVVMSQAFGQAAFPVDTHIHRLAYRWGLSDGKNVVQTELDLKLLFAEKYWNKLHLQIIYYGRQYCPARGHSLEKCIICRNYGVKSRLN
- a CDS encoding aminotransferase class I/II-fold pyridoxal phosphate-dependent enzyme; translated protein: MKDKAIKRAETICAQAIKEKKNTQPHQMSVCFSSAFRFDQLSDSIKAFENQPGTHVYSRYGNPTMESVAAKIAALEIAGSDISAHGLLTSSGMSAIYLAVTALLGKGDMIITQANLYGGTTELFNKVIQPQGIKLVYIDLSNLEKVEKSLRQKPLHKIIYLETPSNPTLHCYDIQALAELASRYHAFLIVDNTFCTPIIQQPLLLGADIVLHSTTKFIHGHGASTGGVVLVKEKTLFHQKIWQTMKLIGVNSNPMDAWMIQLGMMTLHLRMERHSENAFLLAKYLSSHPKVSHVNYPFLSYHPSFEIAKKQMSAGGAMLSFEAKTDVSGSKKMIDRLRLAAIAPSLGETGTMVLHPATSSHLKVDPELRKKEGITDGLIRVSVGLEHIDDIISDFDTALKKV